In one Gossypium hirsutum isolate 1008001.06 chromosome D09, Gossypium_hirsutum_v2.1, whole genome shotgun sequence genomic region, the following are encoded:
- the LOC107892557 gene encoding uncharacterized protein: MYTGSQEFEETESATPSVNPLNNQPPNIGRERDDSQLLRTIAEALQRVAGTVPATTSVLTVRRASIKELRKYAATKFLGLKGIDPSAAEDWMQLTKRVLQQLDCTPRESLICAVSLLQGEAYLWWESVVRHFPDDRVTWDLFQKEFQKKYIGEMYIEEKKQEFLVLKQGNMSVLDYEREFSRLSRYASEYVPTEADCCKRFLRGLREEIKIHLVSLRITELADLVERAKMIEQVLGLDKKS; encoded by the coding sequence ATGTATACTGGAAGTCAAGAATTTGAAGAAACTGAATCTGCTACACCTAGTGTGAATCCGTTAAATAATCAGCCTCCTAATATAGGAAGAGAAAGAGATGATTCACAATTGTTAAGAACTATAGCCGAAGCATTACAGCGTGTAGCGGGAACTGTACCTGCTACTACATCAGTACTTACTGTCAGACGGGCCTCGATTAAAGAGCTACGGAAATATGCTGCCACGAAGTTTTTGGGACTAAAAGGAATTGATCCGTCCGCTGCTGAAGATTGGATGCAGTTAACAAAAAGAGTTTTGCAACAATTAGACTGCACCCCCCGAGAGAGTCTGATATGTGCTGTATCACTGTTACAAGGAGAAGCATATCTCTGGTGGGAATCTGTGGTTAGGCATTTTCCAGATGATCGGGTAACCTGGGATTTGTTCCaaaaagaatttcagaagaagtatATTGGTGAGATGTATATtgaagagaaaaagcaagaattttTAGTGCTGAAACAGGGTAATATGTCAGTGTTGGACTATGAGCGGGAGTTCTCTAGACTGAGCAGGTATGCTTCAGAATATGTTCCAACCGAGGCTGATTGTTGTAAACGATTTTTACGGGGACTGCGAGAAGAAATCAAGATTCATTTGGTAAGTCTCAGAATTACTGAACTTGCTGATCTGGTCGAGCGAGCGAAAATGATAGAACAAGTATTGGGCTTGGATAAGAAGTCATAG